The sequence below is a genomic window from Salvelinus fontinalis isolate EN_2023a chromosome 19, ASM2944872v1, whole genome shotgun sequence.
agcgtcgtccgggttaggggaggctttggccggggtaggccatcattgtaaaataagaatttgttcttaactggcttgcctagtaaaataaaaacttgATTGATAGCATGAAATGGCtagttgggagattgggaacctatgtGGGCTAGCTAAAGGCAACTTCATAAAATTGTTAGGTGGCTAGTATTATTATAGAGAAACAACGCCTCTATGTCTCCAGCTTGCAGACTGTATAAAGGCGTCAGCTTGCTTCAGTTTGGCTGGTGCCTAGCTGAGCTCAGCTAGCTGAACCGAACGAGTGTGCtagcatactcccttaaaagacttTCGCTTGAAAAACAAAGAAAAAGCGGCattagtactgtttgtccattttgagacaccATAGCCAGTATGCACTTCTTAAAAATACAATTCATCTAAGataattaatgacagatttcttagAGGTTTGACGTTTTTGCCATGAAGAGCTTAGTCGCGCAATTTTGCATCTGTCtaggatgtttggtgcagtatttctcaagtgaaaaaattTATGAGGCCGAATGACAATAGGCACTTCATTGAAGAAACCCTACTATTGGCCAAATCGCCAACAAGGGGGCGTAGTCTTCGGCTACCGACAGGCTTGCCTCAAGAAAATATTGTGTGTGCCCGAACAGCCATAAAAACTCTTGCCAAAGttcaaaacgaacaaaaacgtcacaaaatgtcatcaCAATATACTGTATGCACTAACTGTTCCAAACTGTTTCGGCCGAGAAGCGTGCGGACGGCATAAGGCATcagtcctcctctctatctcctctccctgTGCAGAGAGTGCCCCTGCTGTGATGTGACCCAGCAGGCTGTACACTGCTGCCACATCCAGTCACTGCCCTGctccccgcacacacacacacacacacacacacacacacacacacacacacacacacacacacacacacacacacacacacacacacacacacacacacacacacacacacacacacacacacacagacacacacacacacacacacagacacacacacacacacagacacacagcagccCAGCCGCCTGGTGTGATATAAAACCCTGAGCACCGTGCCGCATGGCGACGGCAAGCGTAACGCTGCCGCATAAAGCCTGTTGGGTTGAGCAGCATCTTTCTGCCTCTAAGCAGGATTTCAGAATCTGAATTCGCACCTCATAGTCAACATGACAGCTTAGGAGTTAGGAGCAGAGGCACCCCCGGCCCAGAGTTAAAGAAATCCATCACACATCACTGTGCAGAGCATCCTCCGCATGCAGAACAGTACTGCAGCGCTGTATACTGTAGCCCCTTAATCCACATGGAATGGATTAGGGAGACGCAATAGAATTATCGAACTTTAGGTGTGTGTGCTGATCACATAGAGAGGATGTGAGGATATGCTTGTTGGGGATCTGTTTCGTATCTTCTAATGGTTTGGGTTTGGAGGGTTGATTACTGATCCAGGGCTGATCCTAGAACAGTGATAAAGGACATGTTCTCCTTGGAGCTACTGTCTGTCTCCGCCTCTGCATACACTATACTATCTAGAACGTGAAAGGTGTTTTTGGCTGTGGCCATAGGAGAATCCTTTGAagaacccattttggttccaggtagaaccttttttggttccttgtagaaccctttccacggagggttctacatggaaccaaaaaaggttctacctgaaaTCAAAACGTGTTTTAACTGGAAATAAAACGGTgttcttatggggacagccgaagaacccttttggaacataGTGCCCACACCCCACAATCCCTCACATGCTGACTGACGGATCAACTCAGGTTATGGTTACAGAACTTGGATGCGGTGAGAGTAGGATTTCTGATATATTTCTGTGGCTCTTCTCTCAATTGACAATGGGAAGGCCAAGTCCACTTAATGTAGAATGTACTGTATAGCTACAGTACACAACTTTGCTTGCAAAAGACTGTTATGGTGTATCACGCATGCATTTTCTTACTGATAAAGGTACGTCTGAATGGAAATAGCCTGATGGGAGTGTCGGCATGGtgcgtgtgtgacagagagagacaaactatGGCCATTGTGTGCATTTTGATAACATCGATCCACAGCAGATTTTACAGACAGAGGTGAGGGTTCTTTTATAGCCTGACGAAGACCTTTGGGTTTACGCTGTCACAATTGCACTCAATAAAACTACAGGAATATTCAACAGTGTACTGGACCAGTATCTATCTTTCTTTCAGAATGATTTTATATCTTTAATATATAGAAAAGCCTCTGCATGCTTAAACTCTATGATCCAAAACATCCCATACAGTCCAAACCCAAACAAACCACATGACCGGGGGAGAAATGTCACTCACTCATACGCTACAACATCTGTGACCAGTGCATCTATCTCTGTCTACAATAGATTCTATACATTATACAGTACAGTTTACAGAGCTGAAAGTGTCCCACCGATTTGTAGCTGTGTAACCCAAGTCTGTGTTGCCAACCCGTAGTCTTGATGTCTACTTCTTTTATACAAAGTAGAGACCATCGAGGCTCTTACAGACACattcgaggaggaggaggaagaggtgttgatgttggaggaggaggagatggaagggGCAGCAGCAGAAATCGCGGCAGCTCTTGAGGAGCTGTGGAGTGGGGATGAGCCTGAGCTGGACAGCCCCCCAGCCGAGCCCTTAAAGCAGGCAGAGGCCATAGGCGAGGCCCATACTGTGCCACTCGTGGAGGCAGAGGCAGCTAGTGCCGCCCCAGAAGGCTCTAACgggagggtggaggagaaggaggaggaggtggcagaggctgagggggaggaggagagtccTGAGgaaggtgtgtctgtctgtcctctctctcctctcccaggctGCATGTTATTGTATTGTATGTAGACAATAATATAATTTAGGCTTTAAGGGAATATTACCCCCGCTACGCTCTGCTAAAGGCTGCAAGGCAACACAGGTGAAAGCTAGGAGCCATGTTTTAAAACTTTCTTCCTGATTCCtccttttttctttctctttgcttttgTTTTCAGTTTTTAGCTGCAATTTTTGAGGCCGGGCTTTTCGTGTCTGTGTATTAATGAAATGTCGCCGATCCTCCCAACCAAGCTTTCCCTTCTCTGATGCTACTTACCGATGTATTGATGTCTCATTGGTGTTAACCCATTGCTCAGTGGCTTTCTGCCAGTGATGTTTGCCATTAAAATGCCTAATTTATATAGCATGTAAATCACTCGTTCTCTATTGGATTCAGCTGTGTTTCGTAATAATATCAATATCAAGTGTTTTTATTGCCATTTCACTGGTTTTCATCTTTTAGATATTGTGTCAATAGTGTTATTCTGTCATTTTTCCTATTGTTGAAATATATTTATGTCTTAGTTGATCTTAAAAACCTTATACTAATGACTTGAAATAAAATTAGAACTTATACAACTTATTCTAGCAAAATTTGATGATAGATGATTGTACATTGTCCTCAAAGGTAATAGTTGAATATGTAATCAAAAATCAGGGTGTAAAGCAGACATTTAGCTAAATAAAAATCATTAGGATTTCTCCATAAAGCCTGGAAATAATGACAGAAAGGCTATTATTTGACCCTTTATTAGATATGTAAAGTCGTCAATTCCATTTCTCATTGCTTGGTTCTTCTCATCCATCAACGCCATGGCTGCCTGCACATTCCGGTTCCGTCATTCCGGTTCCATAACGTTCCGTCACGTTCCATGCCATTGTTCCGTTCATCAGTGAGTGGGTTCCGCCTCATGGGTTCCGCCTCATGCTCCTGTCCTGCCTCAGTGATGCGCGATGATCTTTGTATTGTGCTACAGTAAGTGAAAACAGGCTTTGAGTCTGGAGCAGAGCTTTGCCTGTGTCTGTGATAGTATGGCTGGCCCTGGTTAAAATGGCTGACCTAAAACAAAGTATCCTACCTTTAATAGCTGAATGTTGAAGCAAAACCAAACAAACTACTAAAGATTTAACTTACAGCCTTGAAGATGGACACGGACAAACCAGACAGCGAGAGGAGTGGATCCCTCAGCCCAGACTTCACTGAACAAGAGAGTCCAGCTTTCCTCAGCGGGGTCCACGTAGCAGCACCCCTGATCCCCAAAACGGACATGGcttccccttccccttctctgTCCCCTTTACCTTCAAACAGCCAGAGCCAAGCCAAAGAGCTTAGCAAAATGTCTATACTGGATGAACCTAAAACAGTCTCAGAGAAGCAGCCGTCAGTGGATGTTCTTGAGTCCAGTAACCTCACAACGGATTCAGGGTCTGGGTTCACTACAGCTGGAGACCGAGGTCAAGGACAAGGTGTCCCATCTGACTCTAACAAAGACAAATCGGGCATGTCAGCTTATTTCGAGACTTCGGCCCTGAAGCCAGACGAGGGATCCAAGGGGGTTCAAGCAGAAGGTTATTATGAACTGAGCACTgcaggagaagagaagaaggtCTTAGGGAGCAGTTCCCCAACAGTTACGTCACCCCTTGAGATCAACTATAGCATGCTAGCACAAACACAGTCAGTGGAGGAGAAATCAGACACCAAGAAGAGTTCGATGGGAGATCAAAAGGAGACCTTACCGGCACTGGACAGGAGTAACGAATGTAGGCTGTCTCCTGGGAAACTGGCCCTGGATCAAAGAAGCTACTCTCTCAACATTACAATTGGATCGATGGATCCCAGTGGTCATGGACGACCTAGAAACTTTTCCCCACTGGCCACGGATATCATGTGTTTTACCAGCGGCAGTCTGGAGGAGTCTGCCAACTATCTCCCAGTCACCACTCCGTCTGTGGAGAAGGAGCCACCACCCTTCCCTCCCCTGATCCTGGAGACAGCAGCCTCAGTCACGTCAGACTCCTCGTCTCCTCCCCACAACACAGCAACAGAGACCCCCGGTGAAAAGACTAGCCCCCAGGGGTCAGAGTCCCCAGAATCTCCCTTCCCACCCAAATACTACTACAAAAATGGGACAGTCATGGCTCCTGATCTACCTGAAATGCTGGACCTTGCGGGCAGCAGGTCTAGACTGGCTTCTGAGAACACTGACCCTGAGATCATGAGGAGGAAGTCTGTACCTGCGGACGCCCAAGGCCTTGGCAGCGACTCCCTGGCTAACCTGGTTCTGGGGGACCAGAGTCAGAACCAGAGTCTCGCCAAGAGTGAGAGCCAGCTGGAGGAGTTGGGTTACTGTGTGTTCAGTGAGTACTCAGGGCCCATGCCTTCCCCTGCTGACCTCCATAGTCCCATTGACTCCCCGCCTCAGCGCTTTACCCCTATGGCTCTGGAGGAAAAGATGGCGGAGGAGAAACTGAAAATCGACGCCAGAGACAAACTAGCCGAAGACGAGAAAACCAGTCAGTTAGCTGAGAGCGCCGGTTCCAAAGAAAAAGAAGAAACCAAACAAATGGGACAGAACGACTCAGCTTCAGAGGAAAAAGACAACAAAAAGATCAGCCATGAAAATGTTTCCATGGAAAACCAAAAAGACAAACCAGCTTCAGCTCTGAAGTCAGCCGAGTCCTTTGTAACTCCTACAGTGACGGTTaccctggaagaggaggagaagctAGGAGACAACGGACCCGAGACAGATCCTGAGATGGCTGCCTATGAGAGGCAGATTCGCCGgctggagatggaggacaggccccTGAGCATGGAGGAGGAGCGGGAGCTGCAGGAGCTCAGGGAGAAGGTGAAGGACAAGTTCCTGGTGCACCAGGAGGCATACGAGGAGGTGGATGCTGAAGACGTCTACCAACTGACTGGAGTTGCCAAGGACAGGATCGGCAGGCCCGTTAGGCCCTCCCCAGCCTCCTCCGTGGAGAGTACCACAGAAGAAGACAATGTTTCAGTTACGGAGACAGAGAAACCTAAACAGACGGGAGGTCAGACAACGCCAACCAAGGTTGACGTCATGGGGACGTCTCCCTCTGTGTCAGGTGGTGGTGTGAGCACCACAGAAGAAGACAAGGTTTCAGTTACGGAAATAGAGAAACCTAAACAGACGGGAGGTCAGACAATGCCAACGAAGGTTGACGTCATGGGGACGTCTCCCTCTGTGTTAGGTGGTGGTGTGAGCACCACAGAAGAAGAAAAGGTTCCagttacagagacagagaaacctaAACAGACAGGAGGTCAGACAATGCCAACCAAGGTTGACATCATGGTGACTTCTCCATCTGTGTCAGGTGATGGTGTGAGCACCACAGAAGAAGAAAAGGTTCCAGTTACGGAAATAGAGAAACCTAAACAGACGGGAGGTCAGACAATGCCAACCAAGGTTGACATCATGGTGACTTCTCCATCTGTGTCAGGTGATGGTGTGAGCACCACAGAAGAAGAAAATGTTCCagttacagagacagagaaacctaAACAGACAGGAGGTCAGACAATGCCAACGAGGGTTGACATCATGGTGACGTCTCCATCTGTGTCAGGTGATGGTGTGAGCACCACAGAAGAAGAAAAGGTTTCAGTTACGGAAATAGAGAAACCTAAACAGACAGGAGGTCAGACAACGCCAACAAAGATTGACGTCATGACGACGTCTCCATCTGTGTCAGGTGGTGGTGTGAGCACCACAGAAGAAGAGAATGAGAACGTTAGCGAAGAGGAGCTGAAGAAGGAGCAGGTTGTAGAGGTCAAAGAGAAGACCATGGAAgaaaagaaaaagggggaggagggggagggggaggagggggaggaggatacaGAGCAGGCAGTGGAACCAGAGGAAATCATGATAAAGATAAAACCATCAATGCCTGTAGAGAAAGAAGAGAATGTTGAGAAGGATAGAATGACAAAcaaggtggaagaggaggaggaagatagtgaaGTTCTGGGAGGGGCAGGAGCAGCGGTGATTGATGTTCCAGAACCCAGAGCTGCCATAGAGTCAGTGGTGACTGTAGAAGATGACTTCATCACTGTAGTCCAGACCATCGACGAGGGTGAGGAGCCAGGACACAGCGTGCGTTTTTCCGCTCCGCCCGAGCCTGAgacaccagaggaggaggaggaggagtcccAAGAGGTGGAGATCATGGAAGCAGCTAGTCTGGAGGAGGTGGGGGATGTCTCAGAGGAGGCCCTTGAGAAGGAGGTGCATGCCTCCCCAGAGAAGGTGCAGTTGGAGAccgagggacagacagagagctacGACAGAGATGAGACCACCATGGACGACTCCATCCTAGACAGCTCTTGGGTCGACACTCAAGGTGAGATTTCTCTCTGTTATAATCCAATAATACATGTTTTAATGACAGATAAATTACATCCTTTAATgaccacaaataataatataataagtgGTTTGAAAATGCAATAGTATAGTCAATATGTGACCGTCTCGATTCGGTCCAATGTAGCAACATTTGtaatggtgttttttacattggataaaagtagagacagagctacaaaatggtatatcatacactacagttgagggacaatgggaaagtaattctgctttgaaagttgataaacttgttgcCTCACTTTTGACAAAATGGCCCgttaatgttttggtacacctactggagagcacttctttgtctacacccatttagcatcgttcacaccctcttaagccttagccccacccatgtCCTTTAAGGATGCACAGTGTAggaaacaaccaaagatttcaagactaaaagtggtgaatGTAGTAGCAAAAAGTAGTcttaaaaatacactttatctagtccttggcctatatcctaattTGATATCCtagtcatgttgttcttcacattaccatctgtagtaaacacacactatataaaaataaaaaaagattttaggactcccgagtggcgcagcagtccaaggcactgcatcgcagtgctagaggtgtctctacagacctgggttagatcccaggctgtatcacaaccgacaatgattggcccagtgtcgtctgggttacgGGAGGGTCATCACACCCAAGTAATGCCTCTTCTTTGAAGTAGGGACATGGGACAAACGCCTGGTTTCTTGAAATATATGGATCTGATACCTGTTCATGTTTATTGCAATATTTTCACAGTGGAGACTTCATATTTCATCATGATAACAAAATTACACATCAACACTGTTTTATCCAGGTTATGAGTGTTATGCCCATATTTTGTGTTGTGTCCATAGTACAACTGCATGAtgatgaccttaccatgtctgtTTTGTACCTAGATCTCTCCACTGTAGATGTGGATGATGACATGAGCATGGCTGCCGAGCAGATCGAACCCCTGAGAGCCGACCGAGTCCCAGCCCCACCAGTCAAGAAGTACAAGACTCTCCAGCAGCAGAAGCAGGAAAAGCAGCCAGTGAAGCCCAAGGCTAAAAGCGGGCGTGTGAAGGGGCGCGAGGGGTGCGTCTCCACCCCTGAACGTAAAGCCATCCGCAAGGAGACGGTCTATATCCCCAGGGAAGACATCAAGAAGAAAAAAGGTTCAGAACTACAGTATCTCTCCAAATCATTTTGTTactctatttattttatttttgtaaattaTTTGTAGTTATACATTATTAATTAACAGATTATTAAATTCTCTTTTATTTGAAGTGGTGTAGATCTCCATTCAGTTTGTTACTCTAGAGGGCCAGATTCCCAGATACTTCagtggagaatctccattgaaatagctttttagtccaggacaagGCTGGatatgtgtctgggaaaccaataATTAAAAACATTTCTATATAGGACTTTGTAGTTATATATTATTAATTGACAGATTTTGTTATTCTCTTTCATTCTAATTGTCAAATATTATCATCTTTAAAAGCCTTTAAGATCTCAGATGAATGTTAACTGGCCTTCAGAGAGCCTCTCTCTGTGGGTGTCTGTCCTACCAAACCTTTGTGCCACACTATGTCCTttccttccttttctctctttgaCTATCTCTCACTCTTCCTTCTGATGCTACTTGTACATTCTTCCTTTTTTTCCCTTGAACTATGTCTTTACCTCTTCCTTCTCCTAGCCGTGATCAAGAAGACTGAGCTGACTAAGAAAGGAGAGACGCGCTCCTCTCCATCACGGAAGAGTGTGTTAAAGCCTACTGCGGTCCGACACCCACGTCCCGCCCAGCCCCAACCCCACCCCTGTGCTAGGAGGAAACCTACAGGTGACCAACCACTCCTGggtttcgtcccaaatggcaccctattctctatagggcatggtcaaaagtagctcactaaataggaaatagggtgccatttggaatgcacacCCGCTGGCTGGGCCAGTGAGGCATCTGCAATGTGGCTGCAAATATGAACATTCTCatctcatcaatcaatcaaatgtatttataaagccctttttacatcagcagtttcaCAAAGTACTCAACATTAACCTCATCCTTACAGTTGTTTGAAGCTTCTATTTTTGTTAAATTTTGCTAACTTATTTTGTTCATCTATACATTTTTATTCTGTCTCATTTGTTAGTTAATTTGTCATTTTCAGTGTTTGCATTTTATTAAAATAAACTCATTTGTTATACATTTTTCATTTGACTTCATTTTTCAAATGTACTTGTTGGGAACAGTCAGTCTCTCAACTTTTTGGATTTCTTTTATTATTTGCTATTTACTTTGAATTGCATCTTTCTTCTCCTCAGCTCCCATGTTCATTCTAGGTTTCTCATTTCTGGGAGATGGTTTGTTTGGTAATTTAATGTTACTGCTTCagagttacagttgaagttggaagtttacatacacttaggttggagtcattaaaactcgtttttcaaccaatcctcaaatttcttgttaacaaattatagttttggcaagtcggttaggacatctactttgtgcatgacacaagtcatttttccaataattgtttacagacatattatttcacttataattcactgtatcacaattccagtgggtcagaagtttacatacactaagttgactgtgcctttaaacagcttcggaaaaatgatgtcattgctttagaagcttctgataaactaatagacatcatttgagtcaattgatagttgtacctgtggatttatttcaaggcctaccttcaaactcagtgtctctgcttgacatcacgggaaaataaaaagaaatcagccaagacttcagaaaacaaatgtagacctccacaagtctggttcatccttgggagcaatttccaaacgcctgaaggtaccacgttcatctgtacaaacaacagtacacaagtataaacaccatgggcccactcagccgtcataccacccaggaaggagacgcgttctgtctcctagagatgaacgtacctttgtgtgaaaagtgcaaatcaatcccagaacaacagcaaaggaccttgtgaagatgctggaggaaacaggtacaaaagtatctatatccacagtaaaacgagtcctatatcgacataacctgaaaggccgctcagcaaggaaaaagccactgctccaaaactgccatgaaaaagccagactacggtttgcaactgcacatggggacaaaaatctttctttttggagaaatgtcctctggtctgatgaatcaaaaatagaactgtttggccataatgaccatcgttatgtttggaggaaaaagggggccgcttgtaagccgaagatcaccatcccaaccatgaagcacgggggtggtagcatcatgttgtgggggtactttgctgcaggagggactggtacacttcacaaaatagatggtatcatgaggcaggaaaattatgtggatatattaaagcaacatctcaagacatcaatcaggaaggtaaagcttggtcgcaaattagtcttccaaatggacaatgaccccaagcatacttccaaagttatggcttaaggacaacaaagtcaaggtattggagtggccgtcataaagccctgacctcaatcctatagaaaatttgtgggcagaactgaaaaagcatgtgcgagcaaggaggcctacaaacctgactcagttacaccagctctgtcaggaggaatgggccataattcacccaacttattgtgggaagcttgtggaaggctaaccgaaacgtttgatccaagttaaacaatttcaaggcaatgctaccaaatactaattgagtgtatgtacacttctgacccactgggaatgtgatgaaagaaataaaatctgaaataaatcattctctctactattattctgacatttcacattcttaaaataaagtggggatcctaactgacctaagacagggaatttttactaggaataaatgtcaggaattgtgaaaaactgagtttaaatgtatttgactaaggtgtatgtaaacttccgacttcaactgtatgtgtactACAGtattttgtctctttctctctgtatttaaCAGATTCTCCATCTCTTACCCTCTCGCCTAACTTTATCTGTCTCCTTTTAACCTTTGTAATGATTGCAACTTCCTTGCTGTGAAAGAACTACAGTGAAAGAAGTGTGTTCTCCCAGCATTTCCCCAGAGCAGGACAGTattagtcccaaatggcaccatattccctatttagtgcactacttttgaccagagccactaGCGAACAGGGTGGCATTTAGGATGTAAGCACAGCCTCTTAAACTTACACCGAAAAGCTGTAGTGGTTGCCAAGCAACTGGTAGTTTGGCAGCTCTCAGATATTGGTGTACTTCATCTGACAGAGATTTTCCACAATAgagaaatacactgagtgtacaaaacattaggaacacttaagTTGCTCcccgtttgccctcagaacagccttccTTTGTCGTGGCATGGACTCTACCAGGTGCCGGAAatgcacagggatgctggcccattttgactccagtgcttcccacagttgtgacaagttgtctggatgtcctttgggtggtggaccattcttgatacacacaggaaactgttgtttTTGAAAAGCCCAGccacgttgcagttcttgacacactcaaaccggtgcacctggcacttactaccataagggtggctactttgaagaatctaaaatatattttgatttgtttaacactttttttgcttactacatatgtgttatttcatagtgttgatgtctccactattattctacaatgtagaaaatagtaaaaataaagaaaaacccttgaatgagtaggtgtgcccaaacttttaactggtactgtaactCTGTCGCTCTCTACTATTCTAGAATCTTTCTAAATTGCTGCATTGCCCTAATTAAATCGTTCAGGGGGTGAGATAGAGGGTGGGATGGGAGGTGCACTTATGTAGTCCAAAATCCTGTATTCTGTATGATTTTCTTCCAAGGCATTTGGAGAAAGACCTTTTCTCTAGCAGCTTGAATAAGGTCTCAGCCAATTCCCTCATTgtatacagtaatacagtgtaattatacagtactgtacccAATTTAGGGCTAAATTACCTCTCACAAAGTTTTCTTTAGTTGTTGACAGAAGAGCGGTAACTGTTTGTCCAATAGTTTGTCCGTTAGATTGTGTTTGTACAGGCTGTAGAGTGGGTGGCGTGCTTCAGCCacagctgttgtgtgtgtgtgggagagttttgttgtgttgctgtcaATCTGTTGTAATGTTTAAAGGAGTAGTTTTCTTTTTTTACAACCAAATATCTATTTGTATGTTATAGAAATGTCCAGACCTCTTTTTTGTAATTTCACATGATTTTGAGAAACGTACCCTAAACAGGAAATCACTTCCTCATCCTTGATGTGTAGTATGGGGGCCCCAAAAACACATGAACAaaggctccaaaaacacccaaacatgtcattttagaaacggcaaagctctcagtatagtgatacagGTCTTTGACGTT
It includes:
- the LOC129816562 gene encoding microtubule-associated protein 2-like isoform X13 yields the protein MADDRQREDSPPQWDPSGAQDPSTPPAHGANGYPPSYRACQPGTAHGAAPPSYTARENGFNGDHAVTAEQVSARIVQEVTAEAVAVLKGEQETRLPSVEDTVNLPPSPPPSPAAEHCFGPLDQVETIEALTDTFEEEEEEVLMLEEEEMEGAAAEIAAALEELWSGDEPELDSPPAEPLKQAEAIGEAHTVPLVEAEAASAAPEGSNGRVEEKEEEVAEAEGEEESPEEALKMDTDKPDSERSGSLSPDFTEQESPAFLSGVHVAAPLIPKTDMASPSPSLSPLPSNSQSQAKELSKMSILDEPKTVSEKQPSVDVLESSNLTTDSGSGFTTAGDRGQGQGVPSDSNKDKSGMSAYFETSALKPDEGSKGVQAEGYYELSTAGEEKKVLGSSSPTVTSPLEINYSMLAQTQSVEEKSDTKKSSMGDQKETLPALDRSNECRLSPGKLALDQRSYSLNITIGSMDPSGHGRPRNFSPLATDIMCFTSGSLEESANYLPVTTPSVEKEPPPFPPLILETAASVTSDSSSPPHNTATETPGEKTSPQGSESPESPFPPKYYYKNGTVMAPDLPEMLDLAGSRSRLASENTDPEIMRRKSVPADAQGLGSDSLANLVLGDQSQNQSLAKSESQLEELGYCVFSEYSGPMPSPADLHSPIDSPPQRFTPMALEEKMAEEKLKIDARDKLAEDEKTSQLAESAGSKEKEETKQMGQNDSASEEKDNKKISHENVSMENQKDKPASALKSAESFVTPTVTVTLEEEEKLGDNGPETDPEMAAYERQIRRLEMEDRPLSMEEERELQELREKVKDKFLVHQEAYEEVDAEDVYQLTGVAKDRIGRPVRPSPASSVESTTEEDNVSVTETEKPKQTGGQTTPTKVDVMGTSPSVSGGGVSTTEEDKVSVTEIEKPKQTGGQTMPTKVDVMGTSPSVLGGGVSTTEEEKVPVTETEKPKQTGGQTMPTKVDIMVTSPSVSGDGVSTTEEEKVPVTEIEKPKQTGGQTMPTKVDIMVTSPSVSGDGVSTTEEENVPVTETEKPKQTGGQTMPTRVDIMVTSPSVSGDGVSTTEEEKVSVTEIEKPKQTGGQTTPTKIDVMTTSPSVSGGGVSTTEEENENVSEEELKKEQVVEVKEKTMEEKKKGEEGEGEEGEEDTEQAVEPEEIMIKIKPSMPVEKEENVEKDRMTNKVEEEEEDSEVLGGAGAAVIDVPEPRAAIESVVTVEDDFITVVQTIDEGEEPGHSVRFSAPPEPETPEEEEEESQEVEIMEAASLEEVGDVSEEALEKEVHASPEKVQLETEGQTESYDRDETTMDDSILDSSWVDTQDLSTVDVDDDMSMAAEQIEPLRADRVPAPPVKKYKTLQQQKQEKQPVKPKAKSGRVKGREGCVSTPERKAIRKETVYIPREDIKKKKAVIKKTELTKKGETRSSPSRKSVLKPTAVRHPRPAQPQPHPCARRKPTVGVPEGRRPLSVARQSRDRASSPPLTKIPTCKTRVAALLPPRPNSSCSSHTKKNLLGEVELDRPRPSSAGPHDSTTLPRLIYADGGSQSPKRSSLPRPASVPRPASILSRRTHHQPHDQEESSTSITSSGSTAPRRPTSFSTEVRAEHRTGRAPSWTGTQSMRSRSLCTTTRTPGSTAISPGTPPSYSYSCRTPGTPLTPGTPRSRSLLQEKKVALLRTPPKSPATTPKQLRVLNQPLPDLKNIKSKIGSTDNIKYQPKGGQIQILNKKLDFSHVQSKCGSKDNMKHSPRGGHVQIQTKKIDLSHVTSKCGSLDNIRHRPGGGNVRIESVKLDFKDKAQPKVGSLDNAHHTPGGGHIMIESHKLLFRDTAKARVDHGAEIIVTQSPEMCMSGTVSPHRDSHLSSSGSINLLESPQLATLAEDVTAALAKQGL